The nucleotide window GAAGAtcaactgaaatattttatttagtcTTTATTTTTAGTCTTAGGCTTATGTGCTTTGGATAAAATGATCTGCTAAattaacatacacacaggcgTTCTACCTGcttttttttccagtgcagGCTGGAAAACATCCGGATATACCAttgcatttaaaaataaaaagtaaaagcAAATTGAGCTTGTCTTCCTTGGTTGAACCCACACACAATAGTGGTATGAATTTCCCACAATTGGCAACACACAAATTTGATAAACAAATTCCAAAAGACTGGTCATCTCGAGAGGTAGAAGGTGAGTCATCCAACAACAAACGTGAGTATTCACATTTGTTGAGCTGAGTGTCAAATATCAGGGCTGAGGTGTTTACTGGATGGGTAAGTATCACAAGGCATTCAAGTTGAACAATGTAGTGCATTGTCATTCAGAACTGGTTCCTAAATCTGGGTCACAACCGCATACTGCACAAACAATGTGCTATAAGCAACATGTTGAGCTGATACAAGTTTGACGTTTGACCCTGTGATCAACTGCCTAGTCAGTTGGTACATTAAGAATTCTAATTTTGGAGATACAATTCTTTACAATAGCAAACAATCATACACTTATGTTGTTGCCAATTGGCAGCATATGCTGTACTCTGAAAGAGGGTATGTAATGCCACTCAGGTTGCAGTTGTGTCCATGCAGTTGTCTCCAGTGAGATATGTGGTCCATTGATTATACCAGGTTATTGATTGACTGCAGGCAGCTCCTATTGTATTATGGAGGAGGGCTTTAAGGGTCCGCGGTGCAACATGCAGAATGTGTGGTGGCTGTCCCTATCAACGGTGTGTTGCTGTTCTTATATGGAACTAATTAGGTTTCAATCTGCTGCTGGGATAATTTCCTCAATCAAAGTCACAAGGTTTTTAGatacaaaacattttacagtatacagtagtatacagtAGCTGAAATGACCAGCTTTGGCTGTACTGACAACACAAAGAATCTTTTATTGGCCACCAACAAGGAAGAAGGCACGTATGATGGCAAAAACAGGTTTAGACTTTCAATTTTGCCTTTTCAGTGATGGGAAATCACACGCCTCCCAACTCCCAGataaaaagaggaggaggacttgTTTTGCACTTTCTTTGTCACTTCAATCAAGATGAAAGGCAGCATTGTCGTTGGACTTTTGTGCACACTTGTCTGCGAAGGTATTTCTGTTCATGATTACCTCCTGGTTTGATTTGTTTCCTTCTCTGTGTATTCCAGAGTTTCTGTAGGTTGTAGATTTCTATAGAATCGCTGAGTTTAAAGTGTGGCAGTGTTGTACCAATCATCATACTAcaatatgataaaaaaaaataataaatggtATTTTCACACTAAGATTATATTGGCTTAATGGCTTGATATGTACGTTGTCAGTGGCCACACTCTCTTGCTACCGCTGCCCACTTGATACCGAGTTCCAGAACTGCAACCAAACCAAAGACTGTCCAAGATCATGTGCCAGCATAACCGAAGCATTACATGAAGGTCAGATGAAAatctttcattcatttgtttgttcattcactcattcactcattgtgGAGTTTATTCAGGTAGAATTGATGGCATGATACTACATTGCCTTGACTAATGCAATGTTCTGACTGGCACTGTGGTGACACGGTATTCCTTTTCACTGATAGGTGGTACAGAAATAGTGCGCTATCAAAAGTGCTGCTATGAGCCGGATCACTGCATCGCTGGGTCATTAAACCTTGGAGTTTCTAAGAGGAGAATCAGCATCGAATGCTGTGACAAAGACCTGTGCAATACTAAAAAAACTCCAGGTACTGTACATTCAGTACCGTATTATTGAGTATTTAATAACTTGTGTAATGTCAGCAgtaacacacctgtgtgtgtgcgtgtgtgtgtgtgtgtgtgtgtgtgtgtgtgcgtgttttcttTATTCTAGAGTTTAACACAGATAATACTCCTAATGGGAAGACATGTTTCACCTGTGAAGACAATGACTGTACAAAATCCATGTCTTGTGTCGGAAATGAGGACTATTGCATTAAAACAACAAGTGAGTTTGTTTCCCCTTCAAATCCATCAATATTGATTGTGTTTCAGTCCACGTTTTTCGATAATGAACTTAATATTCATTACAGCCGAGTCGGATGGGCAGATAACTATTATGAAGGGATGTGCCTCCGGGACTATCTGCAAAGGAGACGTATCTGGTCTGATAAACTCTAAGGTGGAGTGCTGTGAAGGGAACCTGTGCAACAGGCCCAAGGGTGGGAGGGCACAGATTGCCCTTATCCTGGTGgggtctcttctctctgttgtgATCATCATTCTGGGTGGTGTGCTTCTAGGACTTCATATCAGGTCACGGAACAAATGTAGCTACTGTTCCACAAGTTCCATGGAAATGCCTTACATAGATAAATGAAtacagagacggttgaaaaagcgagacgattcacaGGAGGCTTCTTCCTGTTCCCCTATGACGTAGGGTTCGAACGCGCCACGCCTTTTTAGGAGACTAGCAGGagatttttttacagtgtagctaTGGAAGAAATCTATAAATGAATTTTTGTTCTAAAGCCGAAGGAAcggacaatttcactgcattctttgcattagtaatcatatgcatgtggcaaataaacatccttgtatccttgtgtcATGTTTTTGAGTTGTAAATAAACTGTAAGTTGTAAAGTTGGAAACTGTAAATtgtaaataaattgtttaaatGGTCATTCAATTGTTTTGAGTTGCCTGGATTCCCATGATGCATTCCGAGATCATTATAATAATCCCTCTTTTCTGTGAATGGTTTTCAGTAGTTTGATAATACTAGGCTAAACTAATATAAGGGAA belongs to Sardina pilchardus chromosome 16, fSarPil1.1, whole genome shotgun sequence and includes:
- the LOC134060085 gene encoding urokinase plasminogen activator surface receptor-like, with translation MKGSIVVGLLCTLVCEVATLSCYRCPLDTEFQNCNQTKDCPRSCASITEALHEGGTEIVRYQKCCYEPDHCIAGSLNLGVSKRRISIECCDKDLCNTKKTPEFNTDNTPNGKTCFTCEDNDCTKSMSCVGNEDYCIKTTTESDGQITIMKGCASGTICKGDVSGLINSKVECCEGNLCNRPKGGRAQIALILVGSLLSVVIIILGGVLLGLHIRSRNKCSYCSTSSMEMPYIDK